The Caldalkalibacillus uzonensis genome contains a region encoding:
- a CDS encoding thiolase family protein: MSNTVYIVDGARTPFGQMGGSLRSISATDLGVISAKEAIHRAQVNANDIDNVVYGNVIHSSRNAAYLARHIALKAGIQQSTPALTINRLCGSGLQSVISAAQCIMLGESQLALAGGAENMSMSPFANFKIRFEAQKMGPLQYEDMLLSTLTDEFCGIGMGTTAENLAEKYDITREEQDEYALLSQQRTDQARLNGELQDEIVPVEILNKDGTMSYVIEDEHPKPHTTMEKLAQLKPVFKIGGTVTAGNSSGINDGAASIVLANESYLSKIGKEPLAKIVSWGVAGVDPAYMGIGPVPAIQLALSRAGLSLEDIDLIEVNEAFAAQYLAVERELNLDRNRTNTNGGAIALGHPVGASGTRILLTLAYQLRRRKLKYGVASLCIGGGQGIAIVIENVQV, translated from the coding sequence ATGAGTAATACAGTTTATATCGTTGACGGAGCAAGAACACCGTTTGGTCAAATGGGCGGTTCGTTAAGGTCTATCTCAGCAACGGATTTAGGTGTGATATCTGCCAAAGAAGCCATTCACCGTGCACAAGTCAATGCGAATGACATCGACAACGTCGTCTATGGAAACGTGATTCATTCCAGTCGTAATGCCGCCTATTTAGCTAGGCACATTGCCTTAAAAGCAGGAATTCAACAGTCAACACCGGCTTTGACGATAAACCGTTTATGTGGCTCCGGATTACAGTCAGTGATTTCAGCTGCCCAATGCATCATGCTCGGTGAATCTCAATTGGCACTGGCCGGTGGAGCGGAGAACATGTCCATGTCACCTTTTGCTAACTTTAAAATAAGATTTGAGGCTCAAAAGATGGGTCCCCTTCAATATGAAGACATGCTGTTAAGTACGTTGACTGATGAATTCTGTGGTATCGGCATGGGAACTACAGCGGAAAACCTGGCCGAAAAGTACGATATCACCCGCGAAGAGCAAGATGAGTATGCATTACTGAGTCAACAAAGAACCGATCAGGCAAGATTAAACGGAGAGTTGCAAGATGAAATCGTCCCCGTGGAAATTCTAAATAAGGACGGTACTATGAGCTACGTCATAGAGGACGAACATCCTAAACCCCATACAACTATGGAAAAGCTCGCACAGTTGAAACCGGTATTTAAAATAGGAGGAACCGTTACAGCAGGAAATTCCAGTGGAATCAATGACGGGGCTGCTTCAATAGTTCTGGCCAATGAAAGTTATCTGAGTAAGATAGGCAAAGAGCCACTAGCTAAAATTGTTTCATGGGGAGTGGCCGGTGTTGATCCGGCATATATGGGTATTGGCCCTGTACCGGCGATTCAATTAGCTTTAAGCAGAGCAGGTCTTTCCTTAGAAGACATTGATCTCATTGAAGTCAATGAAGCATTTGCTGCTCAATATTTAGCCGTTGAACGCGAACTTAACCTTGATAGAAATAGAACCAATACAAACGGCGGCGCTATTGCTCTCGGACATCCTGTGGGTGCGAGCGGGACGAGAATTTTGCTCACTTTGGCCTATCAATTAAGACGGAGAAAACTTAAATACGGTGTTGCCAGCTTGTGCATCGGCGGAGGGCAGGGGATTGCTATTGTTATAGAGAATGTACAAGTATAG